ATGGCCGCTGTACCTTCGGAAACTGCCAAATGCAATGGAGTATTACCATCTTTGTCGACGATATTCACGGAACACATATGACTCAATAGAGCCACCACGCATGGTAATCGTTTTCTCATCGCCATAATGTGCAACGCCGTACGGCCGTCGAAGTTCAGAGCATCTATATCGCAATTACTTTCTATCAGGGCGTTAATCACCTCCCTGCTTAGCGACCAGTGCAACGGCGTGCCACCAAATCTCATATCTTCGGCATGAAGAACGTTTGGTTGACTGTGAAGAAAATCTCCTACGTAACCAGGGCTGGAAGGTTGGCCCTCGGAAGCAGGTATGTTCACATCTGCTCCGATTAATAGAAGAGCTTTAACGCATTCAGGCTTGTTGTTTAAACACGCGACATGCATCGGCGTATGCCCATTACTGTTACGACTGTTTAAACTATTGGGAAGATCACCTCCAAGggctaaaattatttctttagtgGATGTGGCTGCATAATGGTATACGGTGTTTGCGTTGAAATCCAAATGTTCCAATGAACTTTTAGCTTCTATCAACATTTGGACGGTACGTAGATTATTCGTTTGAACCGCAACTTGTAAAGGAGATACACCTGTTTCCACATCTCCGCTATTTAACTGACTATTCACATCGGCATGAGCAAATGCATTGTAGAGAGCAAAGTGAGCTGCCAAATGTGCCAGAGTCCACGTAGGATGTTCCATTAAAGTATCGCACAACTTTTGTATCTTATTCACATTACACATCTGTAGGATAAAAACAatggtaattataatataatattataatatatatcataatataataatcataatttctaTTCGTGTAATATACAGATACAACAAAAATCCTTAAAATCTTCTCcaggaaaaaaattacctcGCGACAAATTTGAACAAGTACCGGAACTTTGTCTTTATACACGAGAAAATGTATTTcggtttccttcttttcttccgaTCTGTACAAACTGAAAACAttgtattgataaattttattatcacacatttaaaaatataataacaaagataTGCGAATATGCAAAGATACCTACTTACCTATACGCTTGATGCAATGTTTCTGTACAAGGTCTATGAAgaacaatttcatattttttttcatttttttctcctgGACCATAAAGTACGATACCATCCTCGCGACATTCAATATGTCGATTACTATAATTCTCAGGCTTAACCTCTTGGACTATACTCGGTGGTACATCCGTGTATACCATCCGAAGAACGTTACTAGCGATTGTTCCAAGCCAAGTCATGATGTGCACAATTGATGAACAATTTATAGGTTATAAATCAATACTGTCACCAcgccttttttttaatcgacgaatatctatttaaataaacgaattatatatacaaaattccgttaattatttcaatctaaatcataattataacatatcaAGAATCGATATTgcacaaaaataaatgtaaaaaaaccTTGTAACAGACAACCTTACATTGATTCAATTGTCAAGCATGAGAACGATGTAaacaaaaaagttttcaaCATAGTAGTacaacatattttatacataagtatatatatatatatatatatatatatatatttaccatgtatatattataccatgttatatattataccatttattttatgtataaggTATGTacgttttttatatcatatccaAAAGAATATAGGAAAAGTATGAATAATGGATACTATAATCACGATAATAttctatcgaataaaatagtatCTTATTATagcataattattgaaaaatatatattattcatcatttttttttatttcgttttatttctattattttacgaaTAGACATAGCAtactttaaagtttttaatacgatatatttgaaaagtatataagtatataaaattgtttgcataacgcgcgcgcgcgcgcgcgcacgtgtATCTAaacatgtaataaaatatataaaacaataaaaagtttaatttcacgttcgcgttattaaatatatatatgtgtgtgtatgttttGAGTTTAACCTTAGCATTTATACGTAATCGTATACGTATCGTTGACAGTACATTATCggtatatattatacgtaatgCCATTGTTTTCGAACAAGTTCTCTCCTAAAAAGACTCCTACAAGAAAAGTGGGAGTTTTTTTAGCGAACAAGAATTTTAGTCCAAAACGTATAGAAAAAGAACTCGGTCCTAATATTGGTCCTATACGTTTAAAATTGGGAGATCAAGAAACTGTCTTCGAATCTGGTTCATGGATTCCAGGCAAGTTTTGCattgacatttttatattattttgttaatatcatataaaaaatttatacaatttcagAATCAGGCAAAATCGGAGGcacatataaagaaaatgagaaattaaaaaaggaaataaagagATTGGAAgatgagaataatttattgaaattaaaatttgaagtaCTTCTTGATAtggttattattatcttatttttctcaaaatatgtaacatctaataaatcatttaacgtcgtttttattctttctttttttgtataaaaattacagtcttttttaatttttttttttttttccacagtTAACACAAACAACAGCAGAATGTCATTCGCAGAAGGAACAACTAAACAAATTGAAACAGATGTTACCATATGATAAAGGCAGAGACTCTTGATATGaagatacattattataattcattttttttcatgtcatattaaattttggatttaattaaattattattaataaaaactattaataaaaaatgttttatatatataatatataataataataatgacaataatgataaaatatttattgaaagataggataggaaaaaaattgagagaaaaaagaaggaagcgAAATCggatcaattttatcattcagAAATTCAGAAAATGATCAAaccgaattgaaaaataattgttacttaacttttataattttattaacattctcCTTTAGTCCATTGCGTTTTCAGGACAAGATCTTCTTGTATgtcctataataatataataaaaatttaaaaaaaaaatgaaattacacgcacgcgcgcgcgcgcacacaaatatatatatatatatatatacacaaacaAACCTTCTATTCCGCAAATTCCACATTTTCTTTTACCAGTAACAACTCGAGgtcttttttgtaaattttgaagTTGCTCGCTTCtgtcttttttaaatctttttttactattttcttgAAACGTATTATTACACGTGGCTTCAACATTTTCATCCGcccattgaaaaaatttacaagattCATTCATATTCTTAGGACATGTATAAAAGGAACGTCCTTTATTGGGAccatctttttttacaattcgcCTGCAAAATACacaacaaattatttctttaagatctgaaaaatatcaaaaaaattattatatattaaatatttgctcaCGTTGTGGCCAATTGATTACAATTACATTTAACTATTGTAGCtacattgtaattattaacattcaaTTCCGTAATTGTATTAACGAGATTTGAATCTTTACTCGTATTGTTTTGTATATGACCTGACATATTATCTGGTgcccaaataaaaaaatcgcaaCGATTATTCATAGGTTTTGCACATTTGTAAAATGctcttcctaaaaaaaaataataataataattataatttaacaacctctataattgtaaaaatgaaattatacgattataataaatcgtatttaatgaaaaatcattcatAAACATTTAAGTCTATACCATGATTTGGTCCTTCTTTTCTTACAATTAATTGAATCGcattttcattacaattgCATAAAATAACAGAATTTTCATCAATGTCACCCcatattttatcttcattattgtttattttcgaaatattaatactattattatcagTCCatgtattgttttttaaattacgttGTTGTTTGGTATTTCGCGATTTCATTGCATTATtgcgattaatattttgatttcgaataaattctgTAGATATATTACATTCAGATAAATCTGtctcgtttcgaatatttaaaaacgaataaGTTCCACTATTCCCTATTGAAGTTGAGCATGAAACATTAGCTTTATCAAATGTATTGCGATAACCGGAATCATCAGTTATTGGATTTTgacttttgatatttgaatcccttatatttaataattcattaaatgtaGGATCACAACCACCTATGCAAGTTTTATAATCCGTACCATAAATAGGATAAGCATTTTtacgtaatttaaattttaattcatgaatatttcctggacactaaaaaaaaacactaatgttaattataaattatacacattatataataactataaatattataataatataatgtttttactCGTGAACAAATATTATCCGTAATTTCAACATCTTCGATATATTGTGGGAACCAAATTACATTATTGCATGTTGGATATCCTATACATCCAATATATTTTCCCATCCCTTGTTTCCTATCTTTAAGAGTCATGTCCAAACCACATTTCGGACATTTAAAAATAGCAATATCTTgagatggaaaattattttctaattcttgtATTTTTGTTGGTTGTTCATCGAAATAATCAGCTA
This region of Apis mellifera strain DH4 linkage group LG14, Amel_HAv3.1, whole genome shotgun sequence genomic DNA includes:
- the LOC727294 gene encoding protein chibby homolog 1, which produces MPLFSNKFSPKKTPTRKVGVFLANKNFSPKRIEKELGPNIGPIRLKLGDQETVFESGSWIPESGKIGGTYKENEKLKKEIKRLEDENNLLKLKFEVLLDMLTQTTAECHSQKEQLNKLKQMLPYDKGRDS